In Bacillota bacterium, a single window of DNA contains:
- a CDS encoding DUF2200 domain-containing protein — protein sequence MKNERIYKIAFSSVYPMYIQKAEKKGRTKEEVDAVIFWLTGYDGHSLQAQVEKKVDFATFFAEAPQVNPNAYKITGVICGIRVEEIDDPVVQKMRWLDKLVDELAKGKTMEKVLRS from the coding sequence ATGAAGAACGAACGCATATATAAAATAGCATTTTCTAGCGTTTACCCTATGTACATCCAAAAGGCAGAGAAGAAAGGTCGTACCAAAGAAGAAGTCGACGCGGTTATCTTCTGGCTGACGGGCTACGACGGGCATAGCTTGCAGGCTCAAGTCGAGAAAAAAGTTGATTTCGCCACGTTCTTCGCAGAGGCCCCGCAAGTCAATCCAAATGCCTACAAAATAACGGGAGTAATCTGCGGCATTCGTGTAGAGGAAATCGACGACCCAGTAGTGCAGAAGATGCGTTGGTTAGATAAGTTAGTCGATGAACTGGCCAAGGGCAAGACGATGGAGAAGGTGCTAAGGAGTTAA
- a CDS encoding YfcE family phosphodiesterase — protein MTEKLWRVGVVSDSHGHLPSLVAASRFLLDVEAVIHGGDFFRDSRSLASLITAPVFGVVGNCDREHSPRDEVLELCGKRFFIAHGHHYGVKHSYEGIIKEGVRRRVDVVVFGHTHVPVKFWHGTILIVNPGSLAAGRRGHGRSGAIITIKPDSMDVDFFALPNLVP, from the coding sequence ATGACTGAGAAGTTATGGCGTGTAGGCGTGGTCAGCGACTCGCATGGGCATCTGCCATCACTAGTGGCAGCCAGCAGATTTTTGCTTGATGTCGAGGCAGTCATTCATGGTGGGGATTTTTTTCGCGACAGCCGGAGCCTAGCTAGCCTAATCACCGCGCCTGTCTTTGGGGTAGTGGGAAACTGTGACCGTGAGCATAGCCCTCGCGACGAAGTACTTGAGCTTTGTGGAAAACGTTTTTTTATCGCTCATGGGCATCATTACGGTGTTAAACACAGCTACGAGGGCATTATTAAAGAAGGCGTGCGACGGCGTGTCGATGTGGTCGTCTTTGGTCACACCCATGTGCCGGTGAAGTTTTGGCACGGCACTATACTAATCGTGAATCCCGGCTCCCTCGCTGCCGGCAGAAGGGGACATGGACGCAGCGGCGCGATTATCACCATCAAGCCGGACAGTATGGATGTAGATTTTTTTGCGTTACCAAATTTAGTGCCTTGA
- the rdgB gene encoding RdgB/HAM1 family non-canonical purine NTP pyrophosphatase: MKYIKQLVLASGNAGKLREIEGVLAPTGMTVTPITSYYPTWSVEETGQSFFANASLKAVAAMQATGLPALADDSGLAVSYLGGAPGVHSRTFAGPLATDAENNALLLKSMQRARTRRYAHFTCVLALAMPGREVQFAVGRLFGSIIEEARGEGGFGYDPLFLVRGREQTLAELSLAEKNKISHRAKALARLLSLLAPGHD; this comes from the coding sequence ATGAAATATATCAAACAATTAGTTCTAGCTAGCGGCAATGCTGGCAAGCTGCGCGAAATAGAGGGTGTTTTAGCCCCCACAGGCATGACCGTGACTCCTATCACGAGTTACTATCCCACTTGGTCGGTAGAAGAGACTGGCCAAAGTTTCTTCGCCAACGCCTCCCTCAAGGCCGTAGCCGCTATGCAGGCTACAGGTTTGCCGGCCTTAGCCGACGATTCGGGACTTGCGGTCAGTTACTTGGGAGGCGCGCCAGGAGTACATTCGCGTACTTTTGCCGGTCCTTTAGCTACAGATGCCGAAAACAATGCCTTGCTCTTAAAATCCATGCAGAGGGCGAGGACCAGGCGATATGCTCACTTCACCTGTGTCCTAGCCCTGGCCATGCCAGGGCGTGAGGTGCAGTTTGCCGTGGGGCGTCTTTTTGGCAGCATTATCGAGGAAGCGCGCGGCGAGGGTGGCTTTGGTTACGACCCCCTCTTCTTAGTGCGCGGGAGAGAGCAGACTTTGGCCGAGTTATCTCTGGCCGAAAAGAATAAGATTAGCCATCGTGCTAAGGCCTTAGCGCGCCTGTTGTCGCTACTCGCCCCAGGGCATGACTGA
- the rph gene encoding ribonuclease PH: MRHDGRTVQELRPLTFVRGYISHAEGSVLVQMGKTRVVCTVSVEDKVPPFLKGSGKGWITAEYSMLPRATNVRNQRESTKGKVGGRTHEIQRLIGRALRAVVDLSALGERTLWIDCDVIEADGGTRTASINGAFVAMCDALHRLQMQGKLAAIPITDFLAAVSVGIVNGVPMLDICYTEDSAAAVDMNVVMTGSGKFVEVQGSGEEFAFSKEELYALLGLAETGIADIIRRQVQALEGIAVRVKSKNV; encoded by the coding sequence ATGCGTCACGACGGTAGAACAGTGCAAGAGCTACGCCCCCTAACCTTTGTGCGTGGCTACATAAGCCATGCCGAAGGTTCTGTGTTGGTGCAGATGGGTAAGACTAGGGTAGTGTGCACCGTCTCGGTAGAAGATAAAGTGCCGCCTTTCTTGAAAGGTAGCGGCAAAGGATGGATTACAGCCGAGTACTCCATGCTGCCGCGGGCGACTAATGTGCGCAATCAGCGCGAGAGTACCAAGGGGAAAGTCGGGGGGCGCACTCATGAAATCCAGCGCCTCATTGGCCGTGCCCTGCGCGCTGTAGTAGATCTATCAGCCTTAGGCGAGAGGACACTGTGGATTGACTGTGATGTAATTGAGGCTGATGGCGGCACACGCACCGCCTCCATAAACGGGGCCTTTGTGGCCATGTGCGACGCGCTTCATCGCCTGCAGATGCAGGGCAAGCTCGCCGCTATTCCCATAACGGATTTTCTCGCGGCGGTCAGTGTGGGCATCGTGAACGGTGTGCCTATGCTTGACATTTGCTACACCGAGGACTCTGCCGCAGCTGTCGATATGAACGTAGTCATGACCGGAAGCGGTAAGTTTGTCGAAGTACAGGGCAGTGGCGAAGAATTTGCCTTTAGTAAAGAGGAGCTCTACGCCCTCCTTGGTCTTGCCGAAACGGGCATTGCCGATATTATTCGCCGGCAAGTGCAGGCCCTAGAAGGCATCGCTGTGCGTGTCAAGAGTAAAAATGTATGA
- a CDS encoding GerMN domain-containing protein produces MRPWRLKGVVLPMAVILLASLLTACWPLDALLPVREPEVAPLRQGTFAPAALPVLAPGESHQRVLWLLDHTERYIVPFVLSVPRDLGMARAAVTRLIDSPANQQSLLGTGLKLPLPSMTTVRGLTIRNGVARVDFSEEFLGFSEARERLVVDAVVLTLTEFPNVESVHFMVGGKDLAVLPFGTDVSRPVRRSARAINPEPLGTATGPTATVLLYFTSVSPENFIYFVPVTRTIPASANLPAAAIQELAAGPREGSGLWHDLPRGASLRNIRLSSLGIMEIDFTREIYSHGASIAAETALLGAVVHTMSELPGVEAVRITVEGRAPRFPAGSDLSLPIIRPAFVNPFAL; encoded by the coding sequence ATGAGGCCTTGGCGTCTAAAGGGTGTTGTCTTGCCCATGGCGGTTATTTTGCTGGCTTCGCTACTCACGGCCTGTTGGCCTCTAGATGCCTTGTTGCCGGTGCGCGAGCCTGAGGTAGCCCCGCTGCGCCAGGGAACCTTTGCGCCCGCTGCCCTACCCGTACTAGCCCCAGGTGAATCCCACCAAAGGGTGCTTTGGCTGCTCGATCACACGGAGCGCTACATAGTTCCTTTCGTGCTCTCCGTGCCACGTGATCTAGGCATGGCTCGTGCGGCAGTGACGAGACTTATCGATTCCCCGGCTAATCAGCAGTCCCTGCTGGGTACAGGGCTAAAGCTTCCGTTGCCGAGTATGACCACAGTTCGCGGCTTGACCATTAGAAATGGCGTGGCGCGGGTTGACTTTAGCGAGGAGTTCTTAGGGTTCAGTGAGGCCAGAGAAAGGCTTGTCGTGGATGCAGTGGTGCTCACACTCACGGAGTTTCCTAATGTAGAGAGCGTGCACTTCATGGTAGGCGGAAAAGATTTGGCGGTGCTACCGTTTGGGACTGATGTTTCTCGCCCAGTGCGCCGCAGTGCCCGCGCCATCAATCCCGAGCCTCTAGGCACAGCGACCGGTCCCACAGCTACGGTCTTGCTTTACTTTACGAGCGTCAGCCCGGAGAACTTCATCTACTTTGTACCAGTGACGAGAACCATTCCGGCTAGCGCGAATCTACCTGCTGCAGCCATACAAGAGCTGGCAGCGGGGCCACGTGAAGGTAGCGGCTTGTGGCATGACTTGCCTAGAGGGGCCAGTTTACGAAACATCAGACTCAGCAGTCTTGGTATAATGGAGATAGATTTTACGCGGGAGATTTACAGCCACGGCGCAAGCATAGCCGCGGAGACAGCTCTTCTCGGGGCTGTTGTCCACACTATGAGTGAGCTACCTGGAGTAGAGGCAGTAAGGATCACTGTAGAAGGTCGTGCCCCAAGATTTCCCGCTGGTAGCGACCTCAGCCTGCCCATTATCAGGCCCGCCTTTGTCAATCCATTTGCTCTTTAA